A genomic segment from Aspergillus puulaauensis MK2 DNA, chromosome 1, nearly complete sequence encodes:
- the GPI13 gene encoding mannose-ethanolamine phosphotransferase GPI13 (BUSCO:EOG092612MY;~COG:T;~EggNog:ENOG410PGF3;~InterPro:IPR017850,IPR037675,IPR002591,IPR039524;~TransMembrane:16 (o69-89i520-541o553-574i586-604o616-637i644-661o673-692i713-736o748-767i788-808o851-868i875-891o897-917i947-970o990-1012i1033-1053o);~go_function: GO:0003824 - catalytic activity [Evidence IEA];~go_function: GO:0016772 - transferase activity, transferring phosphorus-containing groups [Evidence IEA];~go_function: GO:0051377 - mannose-ethanolamine phosphotransferase activity [Evidence IEA];~go_process: GO:0006506 - GPI anchor biosynthetic process [Evidence IEA]), with amino-acid sequence MASRHDTTGADGPLNRSQSSQGSSRRPSDPRKALNPKMLAGLQSQAANKNKSKDTFVKELEQEFKHRHLGLLGVFAWVLFLHVVGIFFFTKGFLLTRMVLENKSSCDVLPFSDPSTISPEQSEPNECWHQKSFDKAIVIIIDALRYDFTVPFVPNSESDSAHLFHDNIPVLYETAVEAPQNAFLLPFIADPPTTTLQRLKGLTTGTLPTFVDAGSNFAGTAIDEDNIVAQLHAAGKSIVQLGDDTWQALFPGYFNPNLTRPFDSFNVWDLHTVDNGVNEHLFPLLEPQNHTKWDVIFGHYLGVDHAGHRYGPNHPAMAAKLNQMDRDIREIMAKIDDSTLLVVMGDHGMDSKGDHGGESNDEVDAALWMYSKRGIFGRTSKETVLPPEHARDRFVPQIDLVPTLSLLLGIPIPYNNLGSPIEEAFIGPSGNDWNKLVAVNRLASAQIKRYQHAYAQTRDGGNGEASQSIEYWEAAEKEWEAHSSWASSKKLASINEIYRQYQRHTLHICRGLWASFDVPSMIQGIGILLAGIVLLVFYARGVQGDRTELTGPFLWRAGIGSVSGAVAGASLAILGVTEMKVPESSALLAAVGSIFGASSAIFFGSQRLSLPLPNSIWGWLAVIFTVSQSVGFASNSYTIWEDEILLFFLCTFGVVSGISSMRQQTTTDRVLGVYHSIVFVLLGRIGSLSRLCREEQMPFCRSTYYASSTSSTSAPWQLAIPFLVMLILPTVIKGFYAGSKSYEGAASLWIGLGFRLGLFVTSIFWMLEELDGKDWLPLSGETLKSIRVFLAQLVLALAFAAGTTAFIYSKPCVSIDVAQNNAEPEARRPSPGEQQVPRTTVTILGFGNVHGTRFFFLAINFCLAITLMQKPMGQGAMGLLLWQILSLLEILDTNSLVTSNSAIGPVVLGLLGSFYYFKTGHQATISSVQWETAFIPLTTVKYPWSPLLVILNTFGAQILAAIAVPLTALWKRPLQLHDKNAASNKPALKLLSDVAQASATYVLYFATINLATTMWAGHLRRHLMLYRIFNPRFMLGALVLGVVDVVLILFSVAGVRWSTLSIGEIFGW; translated from the exons ATGGCCTCACGACATGATACAACGGGCGCGGATGGTCCCCTCAATAGATCCCAGTCTTCTCAGGGTTCGTCGCGGCGGCCGTCAGATCCTCGCAAAGCCCTGAACCCCAAGATGCTTGCTGGACTGCAATCTCAAGCGGCAAATAAGAACAAGTCGAAAGATACTTTTGTAAAAGAGCTGGAACAGGAATTCAAACATAGGCATCTGGGTTTACTCGGTGTGTTCGCATGGGTATT GTTCTTGCATGTTGTCGgtattttcttcttcaccaagggCTTTCTTCTCACTCGAATGGTCTTAGAGAACAAGTCTTCCTGCGATGTTCTTCCCTTTAGCGACCCGTCCACGATCTCGCCGGAGCAGTCGGAGCCCAATGAATGCTGGCACCAAAAGTCATTTGACAAGGCAATTGTGATCATAATTGACGCTTTACGCTATGACTTTACTGTCCCGTTTGTACCAAACTCAGAATCAGACAGCGCCCACCTCTTCCACGATAATATCCCGGTGTTGTATGAGACAGCAGTTGAAGCACCTCAAAAcgctttcctcctcccgtTCATCGCCGATCCACCGACTACAACATTGCAACGACTAAAGGGACTGACCACAGGTACTCTTCCTACATTTGTCGACGCAGGATCAAATTTTGCGGGAACAGCAATTGACGAAGACAATATCGTTGCTCAACTTCACGCGGCAGGGAAAAGTATTGTTCAGCTCGGCGATGACACCTGGCAGGCGCTTTTCCCCGGATATTTCAACCCCAATCTTACTCGGCCGTTTGATTCGTTTAATGTGTGGGACTTGCATACCGTTGATAACGGTGTCAATGAACACTTATTCCCTCTCCTGGAACCTCAGAATCACACGAAATGGGACGTAATATTCGGACACTATCTCGGCGTCGACCACGCTGGCCACCGATATGGTCCAAACCACCCCGCCATGGCAGCGAAACTGAACCAGATGGACCGAGACATTCGGGAAATCATGGCCAAGATCGACGATAGTACGCTGTTAGTAGTGATGGGAGATCATGGAATGGACTCGAAAGGAGACCATGGCGGCGAATCGAATGACGAGGTCGATGCTGCTTTGTGGATGTATTCTAAGAGGGGCATTTTCGGCCGTACAAGTAAAGAAACCGTTTTGCCGCCGGAGCACGCGCGGGACAGATTTGTCCCTCAGATTGATCTTGTACCAACCCTTTCACTACTTCTCGGGATTCCGATTCCATACAATAACCTCGGATCTCCAATCGAAGAAGCCTTCATTGGACCCAGTGGCAATGACTGGAACAAGTTGGTTGCAGTGAATCGCCTGGCTTCTGCCCAGATCAAGCGCTATCAGCATGCTTATGCTCAAACCCGCGATGGAGGCAATGGCGAAGCGTCTCAGTCCATCGAGTACTGGGAAGCAGCAGAAAAGGAATGGGAGGCTCATAGCAGCTGGGCCAGCTCGAAGAAGTTGGCCTCAATCAACGAAATTTATAGGCAGTATCAACGACATACTCTCCACATTTGCAGGGGACTATGGGCGAGCTTTGATGTGCCAAGCATGATACAAGGAATTGGAATACTTCTTGCCGGCATTGTTTTACTAGTGTTCTATGCTCGCGGAGTGCAAGGTGACCGAACGGAACTCACAGGCCCATTCCTCTGGCGCGCTGGAATAGGTTCAGTGTCGGGCGCTGTGGCCGGCGCTTCATTAGCCATTCTTGGAGTAACTGAGATGAAAGTGCCCGAATCATCAGCGCTTCTTGCAGCCGTTGGAAGTATCTTCGGTGCTTCGTCGGCCATTTTCTTTGGCTCTCAACGCTTATCGTTGCCTCTTCCAAACTCAATTTGGGGGTGGTTGGCTGTTATCTTTACAGTTAGCCAGTCTGTTGGTTTCGCGTCCAACTCGTATACGATATGGGAAGATGAGATCCTGCTATTCTTTCTCTGCACGTTCGGTGTTGTCTCTGGTATCTCATCGATGCGCCAGCAAACCACTACGGACAGGGTCCTAGGGGTGTATCAttccatcgtcttcgtccttcTTGGAAGAATAGGATCTTTATCTCGCCTTTGTCGCGAGGAGCAAATGCCATTCTGCCGCTCAACTTACTATGCATCTAGCACATCCTCTACCTCCGCCCCATGGCAGCTGGCTATTCCGTTTCTCGTGATGCTTATCCTGCCAACTGTCATCAAGGGTTTCTATGCTGGATCAAAATCATACGAAGGAGCAGCCAGCCTATGGATTGGACTTGGCTTCCGCCTAGGACTTTTCGTCACTTCTATCTTCTGGATGCTCGAGGAACTCGACGGTAAAGACTGGTTACCTCTCAGTGGTGAAACCTTGAAGTCAATCCGGGTATTCTTAGCTCAGCTTGTTCTCGCCCTGGCATTTGCTGCCGGCACAACAGCATTCATTTACTCGAAGCCTTGCGTCAGCATCGATGTCGCACAAAACAACGCAGAGCCGGAAGCCAGGCGACCCTCTCCTGGCGAGCAACAAGTACCAAGGACAACCGTCACAATCCTTGGATTTGGCAACGTTCACGGCACCagattcttcttcctcgctaTCAACTTCTGCCTAGCCATAACCCTGATGCAGAAACCCATGGGCCAAGGCGCCATGGGTCTCCTCCTCTGGCagatcctctccctcctcgaaATCCTCGATACGAACTCACTGGTAACGAGTAACTCAGCCATCGGTCCTGTCGTCCTAGGCCTTCTGGGCTCCttctactattttaaaaCTGGCCACCAAGCCACCATAAGCAGTGTCCAGTGGGAAACTGCCTTCATCCCTCTAACAACGGTCAAATACCCCTGGTCCCCACTCCTTGTCATCCTTAACACCTTCGGGGCCCAAATTCTCGCCGCAATTGCCGTTCCTCTCACAGCTCTTTGGAAACGGCCCTTACAACTCCACGATAAGAACGCCGCCTCCAACAAACCagccctcaagctcctctcCGACGTCGCACAAGCTTCGGCAACATACGTCTTATACTTTGCGACCATCAACCTAGCCACAACGATGTGGGCAggccatctccgccgccaccTTATGCTCTACCGGATTTTTAACCCTCGGTTCATGCTCGGCGCTCTTGTCCTCGGCGTCGTGGACGTCGTCCTTATCCTGTTCTCTGTTGCTGGTGTGCGGTGGAGTACACTGAGCATAGGCGAGATTTTCGGCTGGTAA
- a CDS encoding uncharacterized protein (COG:S;~EggNog:ENOG410PRE4;~TransMembrane:1 (o28-49i)) — translation MMQNIHLLFARGDGDKDSEGMSGPMVDLLISLLVLVLLGIALVGGLLILRRRRLNRQQPELPVHNGQCSTHHRSLTITAPPYAKTESVFVIDEKRNLMENSSSPPPSPVPEIRITFPEEEDESGKRKSGRVVVVRISEAGSVGLEPYNDQLPPYQTSDAERFQSLDIERMGGLKEKDDAKRWG, via the coding sequence ATGATGCAGAACATCCACCTACTCTTTGCGCGAGGCGATGGCGACAAAGACAGTGAAGGCATGTCTGGACCTATGGTTGACCTGTTGATCTCTCTTTTGGTCTTGGTCCTACTTGGTATTGCCCTTGTTGGCGGCCTCCTTATTCTACGTCGCAGACGCTTGAACCGCCAACAGCCTGAGCTCCCGGTGCACAATGGTCAATGCTCGACCCACCACCGTAGCCTCACGATCACCGCGCCACCCTACGCAAAGACCGAATCCGTGTTTGTGATTGATGAGAAGCGCAACTTAATGGAGAACTCCTCAAGTCCGCCTCCCAGCCCTGTACCTGAGATTCGCATCACATTtcccgaggaagaggacgagtCTGGAAAGCGCAAGTCTGGCAGGGTCGTGGTAGTACGAATCAGCGAAGCTGGAAGTGTTGGGCTTGAACCATACAATGATCAGCTCCCACCCTACCAGACGAGTGATGCAGAACGTTTCCAGTCCCTCGACATTGAGCGCATGGGCGGtttaaaagaaaaggatgACGCAAAGCGATGGGGCTAA